The Mya arenaria isolate MELC-2E11 chromosome 15, ASM2691426v1 genomic sequence attaatacatttaaaaagagATATTCGCAAAATGTGATTGTTGCTTACATCTGGTTTAAACTTTATCTATGAAAATCTACCCTTTTCGGACAAGCCCCGGCCCATTCACTCCCGCCAGTATACTTCATGGCGCTATTACGCCTATTTACagctattgaatttatcatgAATAAGATTTTATCAATGTTCAGGGTGTAAATGATCTTGTTGTTCATCCACAGTACGCTTCTCTTTAgtgatatttttcaaatatattaaaggAATTGAAAGTTTGACTACTTTGACCACAATTTTTAGTGTTagtttttgaatacaaatcATGAATTTGGCATTGTATTTTAGTTTCTTGTTTTATATAGTTCACATTCTTTACAGAAGTGAGATTATGCTTAACACTATCACTAAACAATAAGTTAATTGTTTTTACGAATTTCCGTTTTCTGCTTCGACGATATAGGAACATGATTGTATGATAAAGTTTAAATTGGCCCCCTTCTTGAAAAgtacatagaaaatatatatagaagtTAAACTaaagctgtcacaggagtgacgaatacccccaaatgccgcctggacacatgaatggcaaaccattcctttgaaaagaggccataactccaaggttactgcacactgcatcttcttttatcatgcatgtattgttctatttaaatctgttgggtaatttagaagttacactgctgacaagaaaaactagcctttcatgagttatcgtctggaaaccgtttttctatttttagtaacagcgaccttgaccttggccccaccagccccaatatcgaacttgacctgtatcttctaatgttacacctgtgtaccaaaaattgttcaaatctgtctagcctttcatgatttatcgtctggaaaccgtttttctatttttagtaacagtgaccttgaccttggccccaccagccccaatatcaaacttgacctgtatcttctaatgttacacctgtgtaccaaaaattgttcaaatctgtcaagtctttcatgatttatcgtccggaaaccgtttttctattattagtaacagtgaccttgaccttggccccaacagccccaatatcgaacttgacctatatcttctgatgttacacctgtgtaccaaactgtatcttctgatgttacacctgtgtaccaaaaagtgttcaaatctgtctagcctttcatgagttattgtccgaaaactgtttttctatttttagttacagtgaccttgaccttggccccaccagccccaatattgaacttgacctgtatcttctgatgttacacctgtgtaccaaaaattgttcaaatctgtcaagcctttcatgagttatcgcctggaaaccttttttctatttttagtaacagtgagcttgaccttggccccaccagcccaaatatcgaacttgacctgtatcttctgatgttacacctgtgtaccaaaaattgtccAAATCTGtgaagcctttcatgagttatcgtccggaaaccgtttttctatttttagtaacagtgaccttgactttggccccaccagccccaatatcgaacttgacctgtatcttctgatgttagacctgtgtaccaaaaaatgtttcaaatctgtcaagcctttcatgagttatcgtccggaaactgtttttctatttttagtaaaagtgaccttgaccttggcccaaccagccccaatatcgaacttgacctgtattttctgatgttacagctgtgtaccaaaaaaatttcaaatctgtcaagcctttcatgagttatcgtccggaaaccgtttttctatttttagtaacagtgaccttgaccttggcccaccagccccaatatcgaacttgacctgtatcatctgatgttacacctgtgtaccaattttttttcaaatctgtctagcctttcatgagttatcgtccggaaaccatgaaaaccgacagaccgacagaccgacagaccgaccgaccgaccgaccgacaagctcactcctatataccccctcaaacttcgtttttgggggtataataatataagataccgccaataattattattaagagacatatattcaaaaatttacaagACTCATAAGGTTCAGAGTACCGGGGGATATCTGCTTACTCCACATGTCAGTATCAATTGGCCCAAAGTGGTGTACTCAACAAATAGGACAAATAGGACTAATATATCTACCACCTAACCGATCGTCGGTCGAAATATACCGCATTCAATAAAGTACATTATCAAAAAACTTGTCAGAAATAGAATGCAGTCGTCTCGTCAAAGTCACATATTAGCAATTAAACCAGGCTTtcaaaagggcagggtgctaaaGAAAAGGAGCAGGTTGATAATGAAAAGGGAACATTGTATCGGGCTGTGAAGAACTTgcattaacataataataaattaaaatgttttttaatattataaaacaatggaatTTACGAAACAAATCCAGTCACAAAAATATCTCGTAGAAACTATTTTGGAATGACACCCGTACATCTGGATCATGTGTTGAATTTtgggaaaacatttattttattaataacgAGAGAGACTATGTTGTCaaatcaataattgtttatgaaatataaatatgtatttgaaagttATTTCTTGCATACTGCTttataaaaccaaaaaaacattacaaagtTATTGCAGTGAATAGTTTTATtctttaattcaaatgaaatctTGCATGAAATGGTCTAGTCAGCAAACATTCAGAGCGAAAAGAATGGTTGTACTATTGTTTTCGATACTGTATTTACATATTCTTTTTTACTCATAAAATCCTTACGACGGATGCCAAATTAGTATGGGGGTTACGTGGCGTCTATAATTTAACGTACTGTACAATGGAAACATTATATGTAGGTATGTACATACCCCATCTCTGGGATCCAGCGAAGAACGCCCTGGTGAGTACAAAGGGCCTATCCTTGTTGTTACTTCTCAACAACTGACCCTCCGCTGTCGCTTGTTGCTGAAATGTACCGAGTGGATGCGTACCGTTAGTGCTGTATGTCACagcaattatgtttttataaattcaaaGTTCCGGTAATGTTTGTGCTTAAGGTGTATGATTGTGTCCTAATATTCTTTACCTAGGATTCCCATTCAACCAcatgtaatttcaattaaaacacaCCTACCATATAGTAGCCATATATGTTGTGAAGGTCACTATTTTCGAAGCCGCCCATGTGTTTCGCGTCCTTGTGGAGAGTGATTTCCGGTCCGTTGAACACAGCCGGCTCGTTCATGTCATTCCATGTGAACAGGTCGGCGGTGCTGCCCTTGTAATCGTCAAACAGGAACTTGCTCGCCCACCATTGACGTACCTTCGGGTTGGTGAAGTCTGGCCAGCTGGAGGTTTCTGCAGATACAGGGTGAAAAGTTAAATTTTAAGACTTCTTATTGAtgatataacatattatttattgttttatagtctctaaaaataatttgataaattgaGGTGTTTTCATACATCGATTTGGGCATCCAAATACTATCAGAACGATATCAATAGCCTtttttcgaaacaaaatgtacaagttGTTTCCTGGAGttgaaattcaattttttttaaagatacgtgtatgttaaattgttcatttaatatACCTTGGGcaaacaaatgttgacaaaaaatagataaaaaacaacacgaATAAATACGAATGCAAGAATCAAAACGAAACTCAAATATTATGTTATCAAACATTGTTATATCTGCAAatgttaaaagttatttaaaggTTCTAATGTTATactattttttaagtttgactGTAACGAAAGCTGATTACTAATATAAACTCTCTCGAGAACATTTTTAGTGTAGAAACAAGTACTGGTGTCAATTTCGAGAGGCCATGAGCAAGAttccctggtggggatcaaacccaaaacctcttgggCAAGAGGCGGAAACCTTTACCAGTACCATTTTTACCTTACCTTCTTGGTTGcggttaaaaaacaacaactaatgTATTCATACCCGACCAGCACCAGCCTTCATAGTCATTGCCATCCTTGTTTTTCACATACAACCCCTGATCCTTGGCCTCCTTGTTGATCCGGTAGTTGCCGTCAACCTTCAGGTGAGGGTCTACAATGGTCACCATCTTACGGCCCTTGCTCGCAATGTTGTTCACCATCTCGATAGGGTTGGAAAACTTTCTTGCATCCCAGGTAAAGTACCTGccagatttaaagaaaatgagtATTGAATAAACTCTGAATAAAGGCAAGCATGTTTCTAAAGTGTTTCTACCAAAGCCCTGCCAAACTGGCagttttatttgcaacataTCGGTAGTTTCCCTCACTGCAAAATTTAGTAACAGCATATGCTATTTACGTGTTAAATTAAATCAGTTTCCTTCAATACAGGCATTATGCGTAAAGGAGCCATAAGTTATTATCAGACAATATACAGTGTTCCAAGTTCTAACTAGATTACACAAAGCTTATAACATCCATCTCAGTACAGGAACCAAatgtataccaattttcagattCGAAGAAAACAATATCGTAAAATACAAGACTCATTAGGAATCTTTCTATCTCTTAAAACAGCCATTGCGGATTCATAAAATCGTAagacatttttataaatgtgacctgaTTGCGAAGGAACCTGATTTTGTAGTGTTGTCATATTGTGTAAATGTTAATTGTCTCAATAATACGGTGACCTGCTTGTGCAGTGCTGTAATTAGTTTGCTTGATGTTTTGGACTATTTGGTGACTTTTATGTCTCAATTCTATGTGTTTAAGagcaaaatatttctatttacaaTAAAGCAGTGTAACTGGTTTAAAATTCgtttcatatgatataatacaaGAAACAAATTGACTTTAAAATCAGCCTATTTAGTTCAGTGTATACCATATCGCTGATTAGTTTTAACAGTATATGTTGTTTTACTTTCACTCCTTACCATtctattattatcaaaatgttgtACTGAAATTATTCTTAGCTGTTAATCAGGAAAAATCCTTGAATTAGATCAATGAACAACACAAACTATCATAATTTCAATTCAAGGATGTAAGATTTATTTCTTGTTTGCACATGATATCATTCTAGTTTTACctcatgtaaaatatttaatttataactaAAATCATTTGTTAGATCAGGCATATAGCTATAAACTCAATCAGATTAGGAAGTGTCAGTAATTGAATTTCTTTTcaacataaaacatcaagttcTTAAATAACTTTCAATTTTGTACATAAAGATActataaaatgttaaagttcTTTCATGAACAACCAGTagttaaaatgaacatttaaaaggTTTGTACACGTTACAAAGAGTAACTTAACATAGTCTACGAACCTTTTACCATCTGCGTGATCGATGTCTAGCCAAATAACGTCATACGGAATGTCGTATATGTCAAAATTGGCGTCAACACTGAAAAAGCAAATAGCAGTTTACGGTCAACAAGTTTGACGGATCATTGTCTAAGTGTATACAAAGTCTATTTCAGAACATTAGATAACGGAAATTCGAACACAATTAATAGGCAAAAACTATACTATTTAAACaaatctttgttaacttttagcGATGTTTTCCGTTTACCTATATATTTCAGAAACTATATGATAGCTAATGATGTAGGTTTTCTTAGTAATTAATCAGGCCTGATAATGGCGACGTTAATGTTTTTTGTCACTCTTACTTTTCAACATCGCCCTGGTCGTTATAGTTCCATCGACACTGATGGTAGGATATCGCAAACATCTGAAACAAAACTCTGACAACATTGGTTATGATGATAATCTTAGGTGAAGATCGGAGCCTCCCTTATGAACAATTCATTGCAACGAAACTAATTTGACGCGCACAAAGCCTGGTCAGCCCCAAGCCCCCACcccacgcacacacacacttaaCCGAGGTTGGCCATCGTCTTGTTTTCTTCTTTAAGTGAATATTTGGATGTAATTTATCACTGAAACACATCCTGTAAAGTCCTCCCTTTCAGCTTCTAAATCCTCTTTAACCGCACAGGTGCTGCAGTGGGTCCAAGTCATTAAACAGCTAAAAGGCGCAGGCAGACCTTATAATTTATAGCACCACCAAATATGATGTCACTCTTTTTGAAGGAAGTGGCTAATATAAATGCTCAAACTGAAAGCGGGTAaactttaaatacttaaatattccaaaaggaCATTGAGTGgcattattttccaaacaatataACGTTTCAAAGAGTATTAGCAAATCGGCATAAACTAGCCTATGGACATAAACAACATCAAATATGGAAAGGACATAACAATAGAGAATAACAGAATAAGTATAAGTTAACATTATGTTAGTATTTCAAAAagcaaaatgttattaaacatttagaaaacaacaacaacaaaggtTAGCATTATTAAGAAAGAGAGCTCAGGTAATGTATAAGGAAAGTACTTTTTTAATCAATGGCTTCTTTAATGTAGTTTGCTTTCTCAAGTATGTATTTGATTATCACAATTCGTTTAAACATATCTAAATTTTGCCCTGATATATCACAGAAGGGCATACCGGCGGGAGGTTTGTGGTACCCGTCAGCTGAGCGTATTGGTAGAAGACGTCATGTGCTGTGGGTCCCATCATAATAAACACATCGATAACTCCACTCTCTGAGATCCAGTGTGTGTTTGTCTGAGGCCTTTCATTTCTCCCTCTACCAACAATATCCGCGACCTTCGACAGAAAGTTCTGGTAAATATACAATTCTATCTTTCATACAAAATCATAGTGAAAAATCAGCACACATATGTTGAGTAAAACTACACGAATAACAATGACATTGCAATAGCTTTATCATCTATAAATAACTTGCTACTCAATGTTACTGAGCCACTTGCATTCATACGTTACGAAATCAGTAaaacattgacatattttaataaggcgtacaaaaagtatatgtttgtttcaggcTTCATGCCCCCAAGTATAGTATAGGTAGGTCGGAACTATAAATTAACTATATATAGAAAGCAAATCAAAGGGAATAACAAAGGTTAATGACGGAATTGGTGGGTGACAAATTAATAGCTACATGCCTTGTCGACAGTGTTGAAGCTGATGTCTACCCACGACTCTGCGGCATTGTGCCAAAACACTCCCACAGTCTGCTTCTCACTGAAATACACATGCTTGCCTGTTTGACTCCATTCAAGCTGTTGAGTCTTCATTCTTGTGAAAGACATCAACGCTTAATTGcttttttaagatataaatttgCGCTGTCAGTGAAATGTACCAAATTTTCTTATCAATGATCGAAGATAATGAAACTCGATCAATAATCGAATATCCTCATGCACATGTGATCAAATTTCACAACTTAATATATGCCTGTTATGTTATTATCATTCAAAAAGCCTTAATTAAATACATCCATTAACAATCAAAGTATTTGAATAAAGAGGAGTAACGTTGAAAACTTGGAaggaaaatatatgttttgaaagatGAGAAGTTGGACCCAAATGATCTTGACATTGTGCAAGGATATATCTTCTATAATTGATTATGACAAATCACAATCGATAGTTACCgatatttcaatcatgtttttaatataattattcatcgGAACAATACTAATTCACGGTTATCTCAATGTTATACATGTCATACATTATCGCAAAAGCAACAGTATAATCGTTCACAATAATGTTgatttcattttcttgtttattctAAAGCGTAAAATTCTggtctttaaataaaacatagacaATTGACTTTTAGTTgtacacatttaataatatgtaGTCAAATAAACTTTATATGAAGATCATCACATCTGAgatattttctgtttctgtttgtcGACTATACACTAGCCAACAGACGATCATGATATGTGACGTACTTATGAGCCAGCATGACGGGCACGGAGCCGTAGAGAGCCATGGGGTTGTACAGCTCATACCCAAACACATCCAGATTAAAAAGCCGGTACGGGTCTCCACTCCTGGAGCAGTATTaacattgtatgtatatttttacatgaaggtttggttttattgtaaattCTGTTAATCAGTAAAcacataattaaatgtaatgtaCATTTACTTGATGGTTTTAAGGACAATATAGTCTGCATGCTCCAGTACATCATAGACATACTTACTTGATGGTTTTGAGGGCCATATAGTCTGCATGTTCCAGTACATCATATACATACTTACTGGATATGTTTAAGGGCCATATAGTCTGCATGTTCCAGTACATCATATACATACTTACTGGATATGTTTAAGGGCCATATAGTCTGCATGTTCCAGTACATCATATACATACTTACTGGATATGTTTAAGGGCCATATAGTCTGCATGTTCCAGTACATCATATACATACTTACTGGATATGTTTAAGGGCCATATAGTCTGCATGTTCCAGTACATCATATACATACTTACTGGATATGTTTAAGGGCCATATAGTCTGCATGTTCCAGTACATGATATACATACTTACTGGATGTGTTTAAGGGCCATAAGCTCTGCATGTTTCAGTACACCATAGACATACTTACTTGATGGTTTTAAGGGTCATAGAGTATGCATGTTCCAGTACATCATAGACATACTTACTTGATTGTTTTAAGGGTCATAGAGTATGCATGTTTCAGTACATCATAGACAAACTTACTGGATGTGTTTAAGGGCAATAAGCTATGCGTGTTCCAGTACAACATAGGCATGCTAACTTGGTGGTTTTATgggcaataaaaaatatactcgGCATGTTCCTGTACACCATATACATACTTACTTGGTGGTTTTAAGGGCCATCGACTCTGCATGTTCCGGTATGCCATAAACATACTTGAACCCACGGAACGACACATCAACACCAACAGATGATGGCCCTGTTATTAATCACAAATCCAATTATAGCTTCTCACAAAAGAAATGTGCATCAGTTCAACAGTATATGTAATACcacataaaacttttaaaatctcAAAACTCCTTTATGGTTGAATGGACTAGATTTAAATTATCTCAAGTAAATATTAGAGCAGTTTTACAGATTCATTAATATGCAACAAAGCCGAAAATGCCAGAAACAACATAAGACGCATTGTATATTCTGAACAGAAATGCTCAAAAACAATTCAACTGACAGTAATCAGTCACCCACCATATGGTTTAGAGTCATGGAAGTCCTTGAAAGTCTCCTCCCACGTCTCCGGCTCGTTGGCGTCGTTTTCCTCATTTCCTTTCTTCTCCCCCTCCTTCTGGAGACAGAAACATATACATGTGCAATACATACAGATGTGTTACAACAAGTGGATTACAGTGTGCCATGGCATAGCAATGAATTGGAAATACAAAGAGAAAAGAGAATACTGATATGTTAAGCTTTATGatatcattaaatcattaattattatatttaaaattgaatgttttttacttaTGTTTGATACCTAGCATAGTAGTGTTGTTTTATTCACCGTAGGAAGCAGTCTTTTACAGTTACCAAAGGGAACCCTATTTATTGTTAGAAACCAAACATGCTCAACCTTCTTCTTATCAGCTTGATTTTCCATTGGGGGTTCCTTTGGCTCCTCCTCTCCCTCACTGAAACCACGGGTAAACCAAATTCCTAACCAGCCCCTACAAAGTGTCACCACACCCTGGCTACCCATCTACCTCAATGCACATGTGGGTGTTATACATGAGCTGCAGTCAATTGTTTTATGCCCGTTAAATTGGTTTTGCATTATATAAAGATAACCAACACGAATattgttcaacttttttatctGATTATTATCATAGTCCAATTTAACATTCGCAagattaataaaacaataacaggCTATATCTACACAGCTGTTTATTTCtctacaatgtaaaataatttaaatttcaatatagtcaccaaattttatgatttcatgtttgcattaacttctttcaaaattattgtaGTGGAATGCTAGGAATAGTTAAAGGTTATGAGTTCGTCTTTCACCAAAAATGGAGGTTTAATGCAAAGCACTCCAATTACCATTTATTTGGGTAAATACATACTAATGACCTTATTACCAGctttagttattgtttgtgatAAGACTGGTTTACCATTTAAATCTACCTATTTACTTGATTATAATCAATAACGACTGATGCTCgttcatcaatataaatgtatagCAGATTTGAACAATAATGTTATCTTACTGGGAAATTTCTAATTTCGAACACCAACTTTTGTTTGTTGTCAACATGATATTTTGTCCAATCAAAAGACAATATTTCACAAGctttccaatacatttatttaaaaaaaatcagcagtCAGCTTTTACTGATTTTATTCAGTCAAGCAGAAGAAATATAAACAGCGGCTGGCCCAGTTAATGGATAgttaacacaatcaaatatagacgatttaaaacttaaagattattaatgaTTACTTACACAACATAGTGGTtacatcaaaccatttatttttgtaattacaTACGAACAATTTTTAACCATAACTCAGCAAAGCAACCTTTTCCTATAATATATAGTTACACATTTACAAAACCTATATATAGTCTGatgtacttttaaaaaataaacatgtgaaCAATTCCTCTAATTAGCAAATGGTTCATTCCAGCAAAGATGGCTAATCCACCATCATAAAGGGGAGAAGTTATACAACATTCATATAAAGAACAAGCACATATCAATAAAAGCTGTCAGCAGTGGTTCAAACTTTACTTTACATTCACTGTGttcagtttaagaaaatattatcggcataacgtaatgaaaataatttgttaattaaGATTAAGGTACCGAAACactttagaagaaatatttaatatttgatatgtaaCATAATACATTTTCTGAATtctaatatacaaaataaatgaagaacTTTTTTATGTTGTAATTGTAATCTACCAggatatatatcaatataccATTGGGGTGATTAAAGATCGGCTGCTAAGTAActggatttgtttttaaaaagttttacttCCGCCCGTAACGTACTTACTTTTGTGGTGGGTTTCGTTCCCGGGAGTGTTCAAACTTGAGCAGTCCCTGAGCATTGATGCTGACTACAGGCTCTTCTTTATTGATGAAGTCCACACGGAATGGACGGCTCGTGATCAGTATTTTGTTCTCCTCAAATCCAAGACTGATGCTTGATCCCGAACGCACCAATACCTTCATGCTGATTTTTGTTATGATAAAGTTTAGTTTTGGCAAACATTGTATTGATAACATCTGTGTTGCTTTTCCTAGCACATAATAAAGGAAAACTTAACTGTATCAAATGGTTGAATTGGTGTTAAAGCTATATCATTAATGcgacaatcttattcaaaatcatgtcaaacaaacataaattttgagtgatgcACCCTCaaatacttacttaataatgcacttatggaaagtattaattactattaaaaatattataagcatgtatttattagctgaaacataaaaatatcaaatgattggtgaatgctaaaaggtttaCTGTGATCTAATATAGTTTCaaaaggtagcaataccgtgttttctgtacatttctttcaaattaaactcggtatcctccattagatccattaattttcgacatttgttcatctttttttggtatattaaaataatagtattaaatgtgttaaatctaaCTTTTGAGTAACAGTTCATCTTTAAAGAAAAGTCATTAAGACAATCTTAGCAATGGAGTCAAATTACAAACAATAGTAAAAATAGTCCTTTGAAGACAAGTCGACTTACTCTTGAGTTTTGGGTTCCCCAACTAAAACATCACCAACGGGGATCTCATAGCGCTTCCGCAATGGATTAAGCTCATTTATCTTGAGTCTGGCTGTGTTATCTTTTATAGCAGTAACCTGCATCAGCAGCCTGACATTATTCTTTGTGTTCAATATTTGCACTTCTATTCTGGATGGCTGGATTTGCATCGTTTCCATAAGTACAACATAGGGACTGGCATCCGACCGTAGTCTTCGATGTcgtctgaaataaaaaaaagatcttTTTACGTATCACCGGGAACTATTAACA encodes the following:
- the LOC128218781 gene encoding neutral alpha-glucosidase AB-like isoform X4, with protein sequence MATIQMLVGLLLLSDLVESVSRENFKTCNQSSFCKRHRRLRSDASPYVVLMETMQIQPSRIEVQILNTKNNVRLLMQVTAIKDNTARLKINELNPLRKRYEIPVGDVLVGEPKTQDMKVLVRSGSSISLGFEENKILITSRPFRVDFINKEEPVVSINAQGLLKFEHSRERNPPQKGWLGIWFTRGFSEGEEEPKEPPMENQADKKKKEGEKKGNEENDANEPETWEETFKDFHDSKPYGPSSVGVDVSFRGFKYVYGIPEHAESMALKTTKSGDPYRLFNLDVFGYELYNPMALYGSVPVMLAHNEKQTVGVFWHNAAESWVDISFNTVDKVADIVGRGRNERPQTNTHWISESGVIDVFIMMGPTAHDVFYQYAQLTGTTNLPPMFAISYHQCRWNYNDQGDVENVDANFDIYDIPYDVIWLDIDHADGKRYFTWDARKFSNPIEMVNNIASKGRKMVTIVDPHLKVDGNYRINKEAKDQGLYVKNKDGNDYEGWCWSETSSWPDFTNPKVRQWWASKFLFDDYKGSTADLFTWNDMNEPAVFNGPEITLHKDAKHMGGFENSDLHNIYGYYMQQATAEGQLLRSNNKDRPFVLTRAFFAGSQRWGAAWTGDNAAEWSHLKVSIPMLLSLSLVGITHSGADVGGFFNNPDPELLTRWYQAAAFQPFFRAHAHEFSKRREPYLQPKKNMQVIRDAIRARYSYLPLWYTLFYEGEQSGAPPMRPLWVEYPTDKRTFKMDDEYLIGTSLLVKPITEKGQTGTHVYFPGKDQKTRAFNLVVI
- the LOC128218781 gene encoding neutral alpha-glucosidase AB-like isoform X3: MATIQMLVGLLLLSDLVESVSRENFKTCNQSSFCKRHRRLRSDASPYVVLMETMQIQPSRIEVQILNTKNNVRLLMQVTAIKDNTARLKINELNPLRKRYEIPVGDVLVGEPKTQDMKVLVRSGSSISLGFEENKILITSRPFRVDFINKEEPVVSINAQGLLKFEHSRERNPPQKGWLGIWFTRGFSEGEEEPKEPPMENQADKKKKEGEKKGNEENDANEPETWEETFKDFHDSKPYGPSSVGVDVSFRGFKYVYGIPEHAESMALKTTNEKQTVGVFWHNAAESWVDISFNTVDKVADIVGRGRNERPQTNTHWISESGVIDVFIMMGPTAHDVFYQYAQLTGTTNLPPMFAISYHQCRWNYNDQGDVENVDANFDIYDIPYDVIWLDIDHADGKRYFTWDARKFSNPIEMVNNIASKGRKMVTIVDPHLKVDGNYRINKEAKDQGLYVKNKDGNDYEGWCWSETSSWPDFTNPKVRQWWASKFLFDDYKGSTADLFTWNDMNEPAVFNGPEITLHKDAKHMGGFENSDLHNIYGYYMQQATAEGQLLRSNNKDRPFVLTRAFFAGSQRWGAAWTGDNAAEWSHLKVSIPMLLSLSLVGITHSGADVGGFFNNPDPELLTRWYQAAAFQPFFRAHAHEFSKRREPYLQPKKNMQVIRDAIRARYSYLPLWYTLFYEGEQSGAPPMRPLWVEYPTDKRTFKMDDEYLIGTSLLVKPITEKGQTGTHVYFPGKDQLWYDIASYNSYKGGQSTYVEAPLSKIPVFQKGGSIIPRKMRIRRSSGLMKHDPFTLVVCLDKSGSATGSLYVDDYNSFNYRKGEHLLRSFSFQHNEFHSRSGDKFCSFSTKEWVEKIVIIGLSARPTKAILNVKGVESSLQLSYSSDNNQVIIRKPGVNIAKDFSIKLS
- the LOC128218781 gene encoding neutral alpha-glucosidase AB-like isoform X2 encodes the protein MATIQMLVGLLLLSDLVESVSRENFKTCNQSSFCKRHRRLRSDASPYVVLMETMQIQPSRIEVQILNTKNNVRLLMQVTAIKDNTARLKINELNPLRKRYEIPVGDVLVGEPKTQDMKVLVRSGSSISLGFEENKILITSRPFRVDFINKEEPVVSINAQGLLKFEHSRERNPPQNEGEEEPKEPPMENQADKKKKEGEKKGNEENDANEPETWEETFKDFHDSKPYGPSSVGVDVSFRGFKYVYGIPEHAESMALKTTKSGDPYRLFNLDVFGYELYNPMALYGSVPVMLAHNEKQTVGVFWHNAAESWVDISFNTVDKVADIVGRGRNERPQTNTHWISESGVIDVFIMMGPTAHDVFYQYAQLTGTTNLPPMFAISYHQCRWNYNDQGDVENVDANFDIYDIPYDVIWLDIDHADGKRYFTWDARKFSNPIEMVNNIASKGRKMVTIVDPHLKVDGNYRINKEAKDQGLYVKNKDGNDYEGWCWSETSSWPDFTNPKVRQWWASKFLFDDYKGSTADLFTWNDMNEPAVFNGPEITLHKDAKHMGGFENSDLHNIYGYYMQQATAEGQLLRSNNKDRPFVLTRAFFAGSQRWGAAWTGDNAAEWSHLKVSIPMLLSLSLVGITHSGADVGGFFNNPDPELLTRWYQAAAFQPFFRAHAHEFSKRREPYLQPKKNMQVIRDAIRARYSYLPLWYTLFYEGEQSGAPPMRPLWVEYPTDKRTFKMDDEYLIGTSLLVKPITEKGQTGTHVYFPGKDQLWYDIASYNSYKGGQSTYVEAPLSKIPVFQKGGSIIPRKMRIRRSSGLMKHDPFTLVVCLDKSGSATGSLYVDDYNSFNYRKGEHLLRSFSFQHNEFHSRSGDKFCSFSTKEWVEKIVIIGLSARPTKAILNVKGVESSLQLSYSSDNNQVIIRKPGVNIAKDFSIKLS
- the LOC128218781 gene encoding neutral alpha-glucosidase AB-like isoform X1, which translates into the protein MATIQMLVGLLLLSDLVESVSRENFKTCNQSSFCKRHRRLRSDASPYVVLMETMQIQPSRIEVQILNTKNNVRLLMQVTAIKDNTARLKINELNPLRKRYEIPVGDVLVGEPKTQDMKVLVRSGSSISLGFEENKILITSRPFRVDFINKEEPVVSINAQGLLKFEHSRERNPPQKGWLGIWFTRGFSEGEEEPKEPPMENQADKKKKEGEKKGNEENDANEPETWEETFKDFHDSKPYGPSSVGVDVSFRGFKYVYGIPEHAESMALKTTKSGDPYRLFNLDVFGYELYNPMALYGSVPVMLAHNEKQTVGVFWHNAAESWVDISFNTVDKVADIVGRGRNERPQTNTHWISESGVIDVFIMMGPTAHDVFYQYAQLTGTTNLPPMFAISYHQCRWNYNDQGDVENVDANFDIYDIPYDVIWLDIDHADGKRYFTWDARKFSNPIEMVNNIASKGRKMVTIVDPHLKVDGNYRINKEAKDQGLYVKNKDGNDYEGWCWSETSSWPDFTNPKVRQWWASKFLFDDYKGSTADLFTWNDMNEPAVFNGPEITLHKDAKHMGGFENSDLHNIYGYYMQQATAEGQLLRSNNKDRPFVLTRAFFAGSQRWGAAWTGDNAAEWSHLKVSIPMLLSLSLVGITHSGADVGGFFNNPDPELLTRWYQAAAFQPFFRAHAHEFSKRREPYLQPKKNMQVIRDAIRARYSYLPLWYTLFYEGEQSGAPPMRPLWVEYPTDKRTFKMDDEYLIGTSLLVKPITEKGQTGTHVYFPGKDQLWYDIASYNSYKGGQSTYVEAPLSKIPVFQKGGSIIPRKMRIRRSSGLMKHDPFTLVVCLDKSGSATGSLYVDDYNSFNYRKGEHLLRSFSFQHNEFHSRSGDKFCSFSTKEWVEKIVIIGLSARPTKAILNVKGVESSLQLSYSSDNNQVIIRKPGVNIAKDFSIKLS